From a region of the Asterias amurensis chromosome 2, ASM3211899v1 genome:
- the LOC139951640 gene encoding inhibitor of growth protein 3-like — translation MLYLEDYLEMIEQLPMDLRERFTEIREMDLQVQNAMDNLDDRVKKFFEAAKKAKPEAKIYEAIRKDYYKVLEDCDEKVQLANQVYDLVDRYLRKLDQELNKFKMELEADNAGITEVLERRSLELDIPQKQMQAPTRGEKRKNHFDNHVDKKSQSEKKHLSNLNADMNQDMLGFRSSSLTMKLEGRDSASAQPALSYSLGHVGAGSNAIALAAAQAVSNTLQMQQGRRTASLKASYEALKSGGFSGLGGVGRDTSQASSSTAATTSSTPTTTESGRHRGRSRNNSRASTPSVTSAQLQPQSAVSLQPLADLLTDSILEDTNPPAPDWSYDPNEPRYCLCNQVSYGEMVGCDNNNCPIEWFHYGCVGITNPPKGKWFCPQCTVAMKRREKKDSSNKK, via the exons ATGTTGTATTTGGAGGATTATTTGGAGA TGATCGAGCAGCTGCCGATGGACTTGCGGGAAAGGTTCACGGAAATACGTGAAATGGATCTGCAAGTGCAAA ATGCTATGGATAATCTTGATGATCGGGTAAAGAAGTTTTTTGAGGCTGCAAAGAAGGCAAAACCGGAGGCAAAAATCTATGAAGCTATTCGAAAG GACTATTACAAAGTACTAGAGGACTGCGATGAAAAAGTGCAACTGGCCAACCAAGTTTATGATCTG GTCGATCGCTATCTTCGTAAACTGGACCAGGAGTTGAACAAATTCAAAATGGAATTGGAAGCAGACAATGCTGGTATCACCGAGGTTCTTGAAAGAC ggtCATTGGAGCTGGACATCCCACAAAAACAGATGCAGGCACCAACGAGAGGAGAAA AAAGGAAGAATCACTTTGACAATCATGTCGATAAGAAGTCTCAGTCGGAAAAGAAACACCTGTCCAACCTCAACGCTGATATGAACCAGGACATGCTCGGCTTCCGTTCATCCAGCCTGACAATGAAGCTGGAGGGCAGAGACTCTGCGTCGGCCCAACCCGCCCTGTCCTACAGTCTCGGCCATGTTGGTGCAGGGAGCAATGCCATCGCTCTAGCCGCAGCTCAAGCTGTGTCTAACACATTACAG ATGCAACAAGGAAGGCGCACAGCCAGCCTGAAAGCAAGTTACGAGGCACTGAAGTCTGGAGGGTTCAGCGGACTGGGTGGAGTCGGGAGAGATACCAGTCAAGCGTCATCAAGTACTGCAGCCACTACATCCTCCACACCAACAACGACAGAGAGTGGCAGGCATAGGGGTCGAAG CAGGAACAATTCGCGAGCGTCCACCCCCAGCGTGACCAGCGCCCAGCTGCAGCCCCAGTCAGCGGTGTCGTTACAGCCTCTAGCAGACCTCCTGACTGATAGTATCCTAGAGGACACCAATCCACCTGCCCCTGATTGGTCGTACGATCCAAATGAACCACGGTACTGCCTCTGCAATCAGGTATCCTATGGTGAAATGGTTGGCTGCGACAACAACAAT TGTCCGATCGAATGGTTCCATTACGGCTGTGTGGGCATCACAAACCCTCCTAAAGGAAAGTGGTTTTGTCCGCAGTGCACCGTAGCCATGAAACGAAGAGAGAAGAAGGATTCAAGCAACAAGAAATGA